A region from the Variovorax sp. V93 genome encodes:
- a CDS encoding sterol desaturase family protein, with translation MTDWLTDAFSALQGWFFEALVQPLVFAVGLGGWTEDAFDATGWLLVGLIQVVVLLAVIGPLQRWRAVEPVTDRRAIRIDVLYTLIHRLGLFRLAMFFTLEPLFDEAIGFVRTAGWGTFHLDEAWPGVTDVPWVAFAIYLVVLDFVGYWIHRGQHQFRWWWGLHSLHHSQRQMTMWSDDRNHLLDDIVHDTLIVIVAQLIGVAPGQFIAFVAFTQLSESLQHANLRLGFGAIGERLWISPRFHRLHHSIGLGHESRGAHTLGGCNFGVLLPWWDMLFRTANFEERYDPTGIRDQVEPGADGRVRDYGRGFWAQQWLGLKRMAGRG, from the coding sequence ATGACGGATTGGTTGACGGACGCTTTTTCCGCGCTGCAGGGCTGGTTCTTCGAGGCGCTGGTCCAGCCGCTGGTGTTTGCGGTGGGCCTGGGCGGCTGGACCGAGGATGCCTTCGACGCCACCGGCTGGCTGCTGGTCGGGTTGATCCAGGTCGTGGTGCTGCTCGCGGTCATCGGGCCGCTGCAGCGCTGGCGCGCCGTCGAGCCGGTCACCGACCGCCGCGCGATCCGCATCGATGTGCTTTACACGCTGATCCATCGGTTGGGCCTGTTCCGGCTCGCGATGTTCTTCACGCTCGAGCCGCTCTTCGACGAGGCCATCGGCTTCGTGCGTACCGCGGGCTGGGGCACCTTCCACCTCGACGAGGCCTGGCCTGGCGTGACCGACGTGCCGTGGGTGGCCTTTGCGATCTATCTCGTGGTGCTCGACTTCGTGGGCTACTGGATCCACCGCGGCCAGCACCAGTTCAGGTGGTGGTGGGGCCTGCATTCGCTGCACCATTCGCAGCGCCAGATGACGATGTGGAGCGATGACCGCAACCACCTGCTCGACGACATCGTCCACGACACGCTCATCGTCATCGTCGCGCAGTTGATCGGCGTGGCGCCGGGGCAGTTCATTGCGTTCGTGGCGTTCACGCAGCTCAGCGAAAGCCTGCAGCACGCCAACCTCAGGCTCGGTTTCGGCGCCATCGGCGAGCGGCTGTGGATCAGCCCGCGCTTCCACCGGCTGCACCACAGCATCGGGCTGGGCCACGAATCGCGGGGTGCGCATACGCTGGGCGGGTGCAATTTCGGCGTCTTGCTGCCGTGGTGGGACATGCTTTTTCGCACCGCGAACTTCGAGGAGCGCTACGACCCCACCGGCATTCGCGACCAGGTCGAGCCCGGCGCGGACGGCCGCGTGCGCGACTACGGGCGCGGCTTCTGGGCCCAGCAGTGGCTCGGGCTCAAGCGGATGGCCGGCCGCGGCTGA
- a CDS encoding EI24 domain-containing protein, with product MRLLLDSFWRAVAYCMLPRVIVLSLLPLGLMVLLAAGFGYFYWDATVAWTRDALDAWPLLSSFWSWIGRLFSGDVTAVLAPLVVVFAATPVIVVVSLLIVAGLMAGPLTTLVAHRRFPALERKKGASFFGSVARSLGLTLLALLALVVSMPLWLIPPLVLILPPLIWGWLTYRVMSFDALAEHASSEERAALLRAHRLPLLCIGVLCGYLGAAPSIVWASGLLFAAAFFVLVPLAIWIYTLVFAFSALWFGHYCLDALAQLRAQRGASDAPSGPTDGLLAAEADQALLSHWKSP from the coding sequence ATGCGCCTGCTCCTCGATTCCTTCTGGCGCGCGGTCGCCTATTGCATGCTGCCGCGCGTGATCGTGCTGTCGCTGCTGCCGCTGGGCCTGATGGTGCTGCTGGCCGCAGGCTTCGGCTATTTCTACTGGGACGCGACCGTCGCCTGGACCCGCGACGCGCTCGACGCCTGGCCGCTGCTGTCGAGCTTCTGGAGCTGGATCGGGCGGCTCTTCTCGGGCGACGTCACGGCCGTGCTGGCGCCGCTGGTGGTGGTGTTTGCCGCCACGCCGGTGATCGTGGTGGTTTCGCTGCTGATCGTGGCCGGGCTCATGGCGGGCCCGCTTACCACGTTGGTGGCGCACCGCCGCTTTCCTGCGCTCGAACGCAAGAAAGGCGCGTCCTTCTTCGGCAGCGTTGCGCGCTCGCTCGGCCTGACGCTGCTGGCGTTGCTCGCGCTCGTGGTCTCGATGCCGCTCTGGCTCATTCCGCCGCTCGTGCTGATCCTGCCGCCGCTGATCTGGGGCTGGCTCACCTACCGCGTGATGAGCTTCGACGCGCTGGCCGAGCACGCAAGCTCTGAAGAGCGTGCCGCGCTGCTGCGCGCGCACCGGCTGCCGCTGCTGTGCATCGGGGTGCTGTGCGGCTACCTGGGCGCGGCGCCCAGCATCGTCTGGGCCTCCGGCCTGCTGTTTGCCGCCGCCTTCTTCGTGCTGGTGCCGCTCGCGATCTGGATCTACACGCTGGTGTTTGCGTTCTCGGCGCTCTGGTTCGGCCATTACTGCCTCGATGCCCTGGCGCAATTGCGCGCGCAGCGCGGCGCCTCCGACGCTCCATCCGGCCCAACCGACGGCCTACTCGCGGCCGAGGCCGATCAGGCCCTTCTCTCCCATTGGAAATCCCCATGA
- a CDS encoding molybdopterin-binding protein, whose product MTRAFGLIVVGDEILSGKRADKHMPKVIELLAARGLQLGWAEYVGDVPARITAALGRAFGSGDIVFSTGGIGATPDDHTRQCAAQALGVPLELHPEAELLIRERMQDTAREQGIAYEPDRPDNIHRLNMGVFPKGATIIRNPYNKIPGFSVEHVHFVPGFPVMAWPMIESVLDSRYAHMFSSGKSAEKSVIVFGAMEATLTPLMQAIEAAHAGIKVFSLPSVDHPQYGRHIELGVKGDPVHLDAAYAQLIEGLHAYDARLGPELVR is encoded by the coding sequence ATGACCCGCGCATTCGGTCTGATCGTCGTCGGCGACGAAATCCTTTCCGGCAAGCGTGCCGACAAGCACATGCCCAAGGTCATCGAGTTGCTCGCCGCGCGCGGCCTGCAGCTCGGCTGGGCCGAATACGTGGGCGACGTGCCCGCGCGCATCACCGCCGCGCTCGGCCGGGCCTTCGGCTCGGGCGACATCGTCTTCTCGACCGGCGGCATCGGCGCCACGCCGGACGACCACACGCGGCAATGCGCCGCGCAGGCCCTGGGGGTGCCGCTGGAGCTGCATCCCGAGGCGGAACTGCTGATCCGCGAGCGCATGCAGGACACCGCGCGCGAGCAGGGCATTGCCTACGAGCCCGACCGGCCCGACAACATTCACCGCCTCAACATGGGTGTGTTCCCGAAGGGCGCCACGATCATCCGCAACCCGTACAACAAGATTCCGGGTTTCAGCGTCGAGCACGTCCATTTCGTGCCGGGCTTCCCGGTGATGGCCTGGCCCATGATCGAGTCGGTGCTCGACAGCCGCTATGCGCACATGTTTTCCAGCGGCAAGTCGGCCGAGAAGTCGGTCATCGTCTTTGGCGCCATGGAAGCAACGCTCACCCCGCTGATGCAGGCGATCGAAGCGGCGCATGCCGGCATCAAGGTGTTCAGCCTGCCGAGCGTCGACCATCCGCAGTACGGCCGTCACATCGAACTCGGCGTGAAGGGCGATCCAGTTCACCTGGATGCCGCCTACGCGCAACTGATCGAGGGCCTGCACGCCTATGATGCGAGGCTTGGCCCGGAATTGGTGCGGTAG
- the glnA gene encoding type I glutamate--ammonia ligase — MAKTVADVLKLVKENEVKFIDFRFTDTRGKEQHVTVPVSAFDEDKFTSGHAFDGSSIAGWKGIEASDMQLMPDPNTANIDPFFEETTLILTCDVIDPADGKAYERDPRSLAKRAEAYMKASGLGDTAYFGPEPEFFVFDGVRWKNDMSGCFVKIDSEEASWNTDKEYEHGNTGHRPAVKGGYFPVPPVDSFQDMRSEMCLVLESLGIPVEVHHHEVANAGQMELGTKFSTLVQRADWVQLQKYVIHNVAHAYGKTATFMPKPIVGDNGSGMHVHQSVWKDGKNLFAGDGYAGLSDFALHYIGGIIKHARALNAITNPGTNSYKRLVPGFEAPVKLAYSAKNRSASIRIPFVANPKGRRVEARFPDPLMNPYLGFAALLMAGLDGVENKIHPGEAASKDLYHLPPEEDALIPTVCHSLDQALEYLDKDRAFLTKGGVFTDAYIDAYIELKMQEVTRFRMATHPVEFDMYYSL, encoded by the coding sequence ATGGCAAAGACCGTCGCCGATGTACTCAAGCTCGTCAAGGAAAACGAGGTCAAGTTCATCGACTTCCGCTTCACCGACACCCGCGGCAAAGAGCAGCACGTGACCGTGCCCGTCTCGGCTTTCGATGAAGACAAATTCACTTCGGGCCATGCTTTCGACGGCTCGTCCATCGCTGGCTGGAAGGGAATCGAGGCTTCGGACATGCAGCTCATGCCCGACCCGAACACCGCCAACATCGATCCCTTCTTCGAAGAAACGACGCTGATCCTGACCTGCGACGTGATCGACCCCGCCGACGGCAAGGCCTACGAGCGCGATCCGCGTTCGCTCGCCAAGCGTGCTGAGGCCTACATGAAGGCCTCGGGCCTGGGCGACACCGCCTACTTCGGTCCGGAACCCGAATTCTTCGTGTTCGACGGCGTGCGCTGGAAGAACGACATGTCGGGCTGCTTCGTGAAGATCGACTCCGAAGAAGCCTCGTGGAACACCGACAAGGAATACGAGCACGGCAACACCGGCCACCGTCCCGCGGTCAAGGGCGGCTACTTCCCGGTTCCCCCGGTCGACAGCTTCCAGGACATGCGCTCGGAAATGTGCCTGGTGCTCGAATCGCTCGGCATCCCGGTCGAAGTGCATCACCATGAAGTGGCCAATGCCGGCCAGATGGAACTGGGCACCAAGTTCAGCACGCTGGTGCAGCGCGCCGACTGGGTCCAGCTGCAGAAGTACGTGATCCACAACGTGGCCCACGCCTACGGCAAGACCGCCACCTTCATGCCCAAGCCCATCGTCGGCGACAACGGCTCGGGCATGCACGTGCATCAGTCGGTCTGGAAGGACGGCAAGAACCTGTTCGCAGGCGACGGCTATGCAGGCCTGTCGGACTTCGCGCTGCACTACATCGGCGGCATCATCAAGCACGCCCGGGCCCTGAACGCCATCACGAACCCCGGCACCAACAGCTACAAGCGCCTGGTGCCCGGCTTCGAAGCCCCGGTGAAGCTGGCCTATTCGGCCAAGAACCGCTCGGCCTCGATCCGCATCCCGTTCGTGGCCAACCCGAAGGGCCGCCGCGTCGAAGCACGCTTCCCCGATCCGCTGATGAACCCGTACCTCGGTTTCGCAGCGCTCCTGATGGCCGGCCTCGACGGCGTGGAAAACAAGATCCACCCGGGCGAAGCCGCCAGCAAGGACCTCTACCACCTGCCGCCGGAAGAAGACGCGCTGATCCCGACCGTGTGCCACAGCCTCGACCAGGCCCTGGAATACCTCGACAAGGACCGTGCATTCCTGACCAAGGGCGGCGTGTTCACCGATGCCTACATCGATGCCTACATCGAACTGAAGATGCAGGAAGTCACGCGCTTCCGCATGGCGACCCATCCGGTCGAGTTCGACATGTACTACTCGTTGTAA